One stretch of Streptomyces sp. R21 DNA includes these proteins:
- a CDS encoding carbohydrate ABC transporter permease: MSTTTTRGVARPAPAKASPARPRRGLRGNPTFNFWLFTGPFLIGLVIFVFVPIGWSIWLSFFEARFTVTPSHFIGFDNYKQMLTNSDFTGSLLTFTVFAAFIVPTTWALSLGLALLVNRLRFMRAFFRSVFFIPTACSYVAAALIWKMSIFNGVRFGLANTIVGWFGVENIAWVSNPSPPWYWLVILTVRLWLQSGFYMILFIAALQNIPAELYEAAAIDGAKPGWQTFRFITLPQLRATSTAVILLLLIAAYQAFDEFFNIIGNKATWGQTPLMVLYKTAIGSGQDYGAGSAGAVILTVLICMVTLLQGKIMGFGRGEESK; this comes from the coding sequence ATGTCGACCACCACCACGCGCGGGGTCGCCCGACCCGCCCCGGCCAAGGCCTCCCCGGCCCGGCCGCGGCGGGGGCTGCGGGGCAACCCCACCTTCAACTTCTGGCTCTTCACCGGCCCCTTCCTCATCGGCCTGGTGATCTTCGTCTTCGTCCCCATCGGATGGAGCATCTGGCTCAGCTTCTTCGAGGCCCGCTTCACCGTCACGCCGAGCCACTTCATCGGGTTCGACAACTACAAGCAGATGCTGACGAACAGCGACTTCACCGGGTCGCTGTTGACGTTCACCGTGTTCGCCGCGTTCATCGTGCCCACGACCTGGGCGCTGTCACTGGGACTGGCGCTGCTGGTGAACCGGCTGCGCTTCATGCGGGCGTTCTTCCGGTCGGTGTTCTTCATCCCGACCGCGTGCTCCTACGTCGCCGCCGCGCTGATCTGGAAGATGTCCATCTTCAACGGCGTCCGCTTCGGCCTGGCGAACACCATCGTCGGCTGGTTCGGCGTGGAGAACATCGCCTGGGTGTCCAACCCGAGTCCGCCCTGGTACTGGCTGGTCATCCTGACCGTGCGCCTGTGGCTGCAGTCCGGCTTCTACATGATCCTTTTCATCGCCGCGCTGCAGAATATCCCGGCGGAGCTGTACGAGGCCGCGGCGATCGACGGCGCCAAGCCGGGCTGGCAGACCTTCCGGTTCATCACGCTGCCGCAACTGCGGGCCACCTCGACCGCAGTGATCCTGCTGCTGCTCATCGCCGCCTACCAGGCGTTCGACGAGTTCTTCAACATCATCGGGAACAAGGCGACCTGGGGGCAGACGCCCCTCATGGTCCTCTACAAGACCGCCATCGGCTCGGGCCAGGACTACGGCGCCGGCAGCGCGGGCGCGGTCATTCTGACGGTACTGATCTGTATGGTCACGCTGCTCCAGGGCAAGATCATGGGCTTTGGAAGGGGGGAGGAGTCCAAGTGA
- a CDS encoding carbohydrate ABC transporter permease, which produces MTTTAPRIDKPRRKRRGGVMGNTGLYVCVSIAATLFLIPFYLIVRNALSTDPEITGENWKFFPSHIQWSNVSELFNDPLVDFGQSLWNSLVVAVLMTAGILLVCSLAGYGLARIPYRHANKVFYAVLATLMVPTSVTFVPSFVLVSSLGWVDTYRGLIIPGLFSGFTCFLFRQYFLGFPKELEEAARVDGLGYWGAYWRIVVPNSLNFFAAMATITFISGWNAFLWPLVIGQDPSSWTVQVALSSYMTNQTVNYHLIFMATAFSILPLVFVFLFLQRWLVQGIAQTGIKG; this is translated from the coding sequence GTGACGACCACCGCACCACGGATCGACAAGCCGCGCCGGAAGAGGCGTGGCGGCGTCATGGGCAACACGGGGCTCTACGTCTGCGTCAGCATCGCGGCGACGCTGTTCCTGATCCCCTTCTACCTGATCGTCCGCAACGCCCTGTCCACGGACCCGGAGATCACGGGCGAGAACTGGAAGTTCTTCCCGAGCCACATCCAGTGGAGCAACGTCTCCGAGCTGTTCAACGACCCACTGGTCGACTTCGGCCAGTCCCTGTGGAACTCGCTCGTCGTGGCCGTCCTGATGACCGCGGGCATCCTGCTGGTCTGCTCGCTGGCCGGCTACGGCCTCGCCCGCATCCCCTACCGGCACGCCAACAAGGTCTTCTACGCCGTGCTGGCGACCCTGATGGTCCCGACGTCCGTCACCTTCGTACCGAGCTTCGTGCTGGTCTCCTCGCTCGGCTGGGTGGACACCTACCGCGGCCTCATCATTCCGGGCCTGTTCAGTGGTTTCACCTGCTTCCTGTTCCGGCAGTACTTCCTCGGGTTCCCCAAGGAACTGGAGGAGGCGGCACGCGTGGACGGGCTGGGCTACTGGGGTGCGTACTGGCGCATCGTCGTACCCAACTCGCTGAACTTCTTCGCGGCGATGGCCACGATCACCTTCATCAGCGGCTGGAACGCCTTCCTGTGGCCGCTGGTCATCGGCCAGGACCCGAGCTCCTGGACGGTCCAGGTCGCCCTCTCGTCGTACATGACCAACCAGACCGTCAACTACCACCTGATCTTCATGGCGACCGCCTTCTCGATCCTGCCCCTGGTGTTCGTGTTCCTCTTCCTCCAGCGCTGGCTGGTGCAGGGCATCGCGCAGACCGGCATCAAGGGCTGA
- a CDS encoding glycoside hydrolase family 2 TIM barrel-domain containing protein has protein sequence MSFRTPTAIDYVEDVSPGSGALPPRAWYASSDAKSLTLNGSWRFRLSATADAEDDSFAAEGYDAGGWAEVAVPGHWVLQGHGAPIYTNHLYPFPVDPPRVPTENPTGDHLRMFDLPAEWPSDGGAVLRFDGVESCARVWLNGTDIGEFKGSRLPHEFAVGHLLKPSGNVLAVRVHQWSAGSYLEDQDQWWLPGIFRDVTLLHRPAGSALDFFVHASYDHLTGEGTLRVDSDVDGRVTVPALDIDVATGDAVTVAVQPWTAETPRLYDGFLVTEGERVPLRIGFRTVLLEDGLIKVNGKALLFKGVNRHEWHPETGRALDLETMREDVLLMKRHNLNAVRTSHYPPHPAFLDLCDEYGLWVIDECDLETHGFTEQAWRDNPVDDDRWTPALLDRAARMVERDKNHPSVVIWSLGNEAGTGRGLTAMAEWIHGRDGSRLVHYEGDIDCRDTDMYSRMYAEHAEVERIGQGLDGGTHKRRQLPFILCEYGHAMGNGPGGIADYQKVFEAHDRLQGGFIWEWIDHGIKDERYGFAYGGDFGEELHDGNFVCDGLVFPDRRPSPGLVEFKKVIEPVRIDGDGADGTVRVTNAHDFAGLDHLAFEWSYQVDGETVEAGTLSVPPLAPGESADVKLPSPPGDGRGAETLWTVRALLAADTVWGPKGHQVAWAQLPVSERPLARVSATDGPVLGEQLITLGPAAFDARTGALKTIGGLDVTGLRLDAWRAPTDNDDGAPWQPDMRYGLLWRKLGLHRLQHRLDAVELGDDALTVRTRVAPAAWEVGLRTVYRWTSDGTRLRLTVSVTPEGDWDVPLPRLGIRFGLPASADRVKWFGGGPGEGYPDTKAASMLGRWESSVDELQTPYVRPQENGARADVRWAELGGLRIEGDPEFWFTARRWTTEQLDAAAHLTDLEPGGTVWVNLDHGQHGVGSQSCGPGPLPQYRLEAAPAEFSFVFSQLPG, from the coding sequence ATGTCTTTCCGCACTCCTACGGCCATCGACTACGTCGAGGACGTCTCACCGGGCAGCGGAGCCCTTCCGCCCCGCGCCTGGTACGCGTCCTCCGACGCCAAGTCCCTGACTCTCAACGGCAGTTGGCGTTTCCGGCTGTCGGCGACCGCCGACGCCGAGGACGACTCCTTCGCCGCCGAGGGGTACGACGCCGGGGGCTGGGCCGAGGTCGCGGTCCCCGGCCACTGGGTCCTCCAGGGCCACGGCGCGCCGATCTACACCAACCACCTCTACCCCTTCCCGGTCGACCCGCCGCGCGTGCCGACCGAGAACCCCACGGGTGACCATCTGCGGATGTTCGACCTGCCGGCCGAGTGGCCCTCGGACGGCGGGGCGGTGCTGCGCTTCGACGGCGTCGAGTCCTGCGCCCGGGTCTGGCTGAACGGCACGGACATAGGCGAGTTCAAGGGCTCCCGGCTGCCGCACGAGTTCGCGGTGGGGCACCTGCTGAAGCCGTCCGGCAACGTTCTCGCCGTCCGTGTGCACCAGTGGTCGGCGGGCTCGTACCTGGAGGACCAGGACCAGTGGTGGCTGCCCGGCATCTTCCGGGACGTCACACTGCTGCACCGCCCGGCGGGCAGCGCCCTCGACTTCTTCGTGCACGCGTCCTACGACCACCTGACCGGTGAAGGCACCCTGCGCGTCGACTCCGACGTCGACGGACGGGTGACCGTCCCCGCCCTGGACATCGACGTGGCCACGGGCGACGCGGTGACGGTCGCGGTGCAGCCCTGGACGGCGGAGACGCCCCGGCTCTACGACGGATTCCTCGTCACCGAGGGCGAGCGGGTGCCGCTGCGCATCGGCTTCCGTACGGTCCTCCTGGAGGACGGCCTGATCAAGGTCAACGGAAAGGCGCTCCTCTTCAAGGGCGTCAACCGGCACGAGTGGCACCCCGAGACGGGCCGCGCCCTCGACCTGGAGACCATGCGCGAGGACGTGCTGCTGATGAAGCGGCACAACCTCAACGCCGTCCGCACCTCGCACTACCCGCCGCACCCCGCCTTCCTGGACCTGTGCGACGAGTACGGCCTGTGGGTCATCGACGAGTGCGACCTGGAGACCCACGGCTTCACCGAGCAGGCCTGGCGCGACAACCCCGTCGACGACGACCGCTGGACCCCGGCGCTGCTGGACCGCGCCGCCCGTATGGTCGAGCGCGACAAGAACCACCCCTCCGTCGTCATCTGGTCCCTCGGCAACGAGGCCGGCACCGGCCGCGGGCTCACCGCCATGGCCGAGTGGATCCACGGCCGCGACGGCTCCCGGCTCGTCCACTACGAGGGCGACATCGACTGCCGTGACACGGACATGTACTCCCGGATGTACGCCGAGCACGCAGAGGTCGAGCGGATCGGCCAGGGCCTGGACGGTGGCACTCACAAGCGCCGTCAACTCCCCTTCATTCTCTGCGAGTACGGGCACGCCATGGGCAACGGCCCGGGCGGGATCGCCGACTACCAGAAGGTCTTCGAGGCGCACGACCGCCTCCAGGGCGGCTTCATCTGGGAGTGGATCGACCACGGCATCAAGGACGAGCGGTACGGCTTCGCGTACGGCGGCGACTTCGGCGAGGAGCTGCACGACGGGAACTTCGTCTGCGACGGGCTGGTGTTCCCGGACCGCAGGCCGTCGCCCGGACTGGTCGAGTTCAAGAAGGTGATCGAGCCCGTCCGCATCGACGGCGACGGCGCCGACGGCACCGTCCGCGTCACCAACGCCCACGACTTCGCGGGTCTCGACCATCTCGCCTTCGAGTGGTCGTACCAGGTCGACGGCGAGACCGTCGAGGCGGGCACGCTGTCGGTGCCCCCGCTCGCGCCTGGCGAGTCCGCCGACGTGAAGCTGCCGTCGCCGCCCGGGGACGGCCGGGGCGCGGAGACGCTGTGGACGGTCCGGGCGCTGCTCGCCGCCGACACGGTGTGGGGTCCGAAGGGCCACCAGGTGGCCTGGGCCCAACTGCCTGTGAGTGAGCGCCCCTTGGCGCGGGTGTCCGCGACCGACGGGCCGGTGCTCGGCGAGCAGCTGATCACGCTCGGCCCGGCCGCGTTCGACGCCCGCACCGGTGCGCTGAAGACAATCGGCGGCCTCGACGTCACGGGCCTGCGCCTGGACGCGTGGCGTGCCCCGACCGACAACGACGACGGCGCGCCCTGGCAGCCCGACATGCGTTACGGCCTGCTCTGGCGCAAGCTGGGCCTGCACCGCCTGCAACACCGGCTGGACGCCGTCGAGTTGGGCGACGACGCGCTGACCGTACGGACCCGGGTGGCGCCGGCCGCCTGGGAGGTGGGCCTGCGTACCGTCTACCGCTGGACGTCCGACGGCACCCGGCTGCGGCTGACGGTGTCCGTGACGCCGGAGGGCGACTGGGACGTGCCGCTGCCGCGGCTCGGGATCCGGTTCGGGCTGCCCGCCTCCGCCGACCGTGTGAAGTGGTTCGGCGGCGGCCCCGGCGAGGGCTACCCGGACACCAAGGCGGCCTCGATGCTGGGCCGTTGGGAGTCGTCGGTGGACGAGCTGCAGACCCCGTACGTCCGCCCGCAGGAGAACGGCGCGCGGGCCGACGTACGCTGGGCGGAGCTCGGCGGGCTGCGGATCGAGGGCGACCCGGAGTTCTGGTTCACGGCACGCCGCTGGACCACGGAGCAGCTCGACGCGGCAGCCCACCTCACGGACCTGGAGCCCGGCGGCACGGTCTGGGTCAACCTCGACCACGGCCAGCACGGCGTCGGTTCGCAGTCGTGCGGTCCGGGCCCGCTCCCGCAGTACCGACTGGAGGCGGCTCCGGCGGAGTTCTCGTTCGTCTTCTCGCAACTCCCCGGCTGA
- a CDS encoding protein kinase, with the protein MRWVGRRRNAAPESGDSAAEVLARLREAGAAAEQDGRQGRPGKAVKRYRDLVAQAERAPGPDDPGTLALRHQLAHWTGESGDPDGAVQLFTRLLSERERLQGPLHQDTELARHQLAHWHGRAGRSEEAVRRYEEMHRSAEQQGRTETALNLLCDMGHWQQQAGDNAAALRTYTRMLKTAEGALGSQHQLTGIARQRYAELAGGLPFGHERGHDSLEDLVAAAAEIERSGDLPRASRMYGQIAEKCEQLYGAGSDRRLGALVSQAKAAMQTDDPDGLTEAVDCFGKVLACMELRGEGPGSPEYDTLSQQRDALAQAARKTELHIGSTAGTLLARQVEAAPGRAFGLLAREARARHIAQVFPVSGDTEDTRPHRVSVEQWRTVIQNVADQGCQVRAFYFARPDRRPIPEEIVLCERLGLLGVYVSNEGDGNVNVQAYSFRDGTAHSVSISVVNDEQPEPQPEPAPTRGPGGATAVHPEAEALGQWRSVERARSARAAEDPEAFGSYEVLERVGEGGFGRVYLCQDPDGVMVAVKTLHAEYAADASIREGFTHEVQAARRVSGRFTVPVIAADTSGETPWMAVPFVAAPSLQEVAERCGALDVATVRGIGAGIASALTAIHAEGIVHLDLKPANVLLTEDGPRVIDFGIAQIERLTEPRSGFAGTYAYASPEQIREHEQFTPASDVFSLGTLLARLALGRLPWGRKVLAVMSNICDGTPDLAGLPAELEEVVRSCLHPDPALRPTPADVAAALATGPAGAPPAPEAERFSPPPLPDEATTLIREHAALPATRRFETLVRTRREGADDTTVAARPVTGSATGDVAPEARTPDTAAQDLEAEVLAWEQEGGSKPTDQVRRECGAFAAEARSRLGDDHPLTLRLQVSHALLGCDSQGGTEHAVRVVDAAAVGLGDGHPTIQGARSLLAALRSVEPG; encoded by the coding sequence ATGCGATGGGTCGGGAGACGACGGAACGCTGCGCCGGAGTCCGGTGATTCGGCGGCCGAGGTGCTCGCGCGGCTGCGGGAGGCCGGTGCCGCGGCCGAGCAGGACGGCCGGCAGGGCAGACCCGGCAAGGCGGTGAAGCGGTATCGCGACCTGGTCGCGCAGGCGGAACGCGCGCCCGGCCCCGACGACCCCGGCACGCTGGCGCTGCGGCACCAACTCGCCCACTGGACAGGGGAGTCCGGCGACCCCGACGGAGCCGTGCAGCTGTTCACGAGACTCCTCTCCGAGCGTGAGCGGCTCCAGGGACCACTCCACCAGGACACCGAACTGGCCCGCCACCAGCTCGCCCACTGGCACGGCCGGGCGGGACGGTCCGAGGAGGCCGTACGCCGGTACGAGGAGATGCACCGCTCGGCCGAGCAGCAGGGCCGTACCGAGACCGCGCTCAACCTGCTCTGCGACATGGGCCATTGGCAGCAGCAGGCCGGCGACAACGCCGCCGCGCTGCGCACCTACACCCGGATGCTGAAGACGGCCGAGGGCGCACTCGGCTCCCAGCATCAGCTCACCGGTATCGCCCGTCAGCGCTACGCGGAACTCGCCGGCGGGCTGCCCTTCGGCCACGAGCGGGGGCACGACAGTCTGGAGGACCTCGTCGCGGCGGCCGCGGAGATCGAGCGGAGCGGTGACCTGCCGCGGGCCAGCCGTATGTACGGGCAAATAGCCGAGAAATGCGAGCAGTTGTACGGCGCGGGCAGTGACCGGAGACTCGGCGCGCTGGTCTCGCAGGCGAAGGCGGCCATGCAGACGGACGACCCGGACGGCCTGACCGAAGCCGTCGACTGTTTCGGGAAAGTGCTCGCGTGCATGGAGCTACGGGGAGAGGGGCCGGGTTCGCCCGAGTACGACACGCTGTCCCAGCAACGCGACGCACTCGCCCAGGCCGCCCGGAAGACGGAACTGCACATCGGCAGCACGGCGGGAACCCTGCTCGCCAGGCAGGTGGAGGCGGCACCCGGCAGAGCCTTCGGGCTGCTGGCACGCGAGGCCCGCGCCCGGCATATCGCCCAGGTCTTCCCGGTCAGCGGTGACACCGAGGACACGCGACCGCACCGGGTCAGCGTCGAGCAGTGGCGCACCGTGATCCAGAACGTGGCCGACCAGGGGTGCCAGGTCCGCGCCTTCTACTTCGCCCGTCCGGACCGACGTCCGATACCCGAGGAGATCGTCCTGTGCGAGCGGCTGGGGCTGCTCGGCGTCTACGTCTCCAACGAGGGCGACGGCAACGTGAACGTGCAGGCCTACTCCTTCCGGGACGGCACGGCCCATTCGGTGTCCATCTCCGTGGTGAACGACGAGCAGCCGGAGCCGCAGCCGGAACCCGCCCCCACGCGCGGCCCGGGCGGGGCCACGGCCGTTCATCCCGAAGCCGAGGCCCTCGGTCAGTGGCGGTCGGTCGAGCGGGCCAGGTCCGCGCGGGCGGCGGAGGACCCGGAGGCCTTCGGTTCCTACGAGGTGCTGGAGCGCGTCGGTGAGGGAGGGTTCGGGAGGGTCTACCTCTGCCAGGATCCGGACGGGGTCATGGTGGCGGTCAAGACCCTGCATGCGGAGTACGCGGCCGACGCCTCGATCCGGGAGGGCTTCACGCACGAGGTTCAGGCGGCCCGGCGGGTCAGCGGACGGTTCACCGTGCCCGTGATCGCCGCCGACACGAGCGGTGAAACCCCTTGGATGGCAGTGCCGTTCGTGGCCGCGCCCTCGCTCCAGGAGGTGGCCGAACGGTGCGGCGCACTGGATGTCGCCACCGTACGAGGCATCGGCGCGGGCATCGCCTCCGCGCTCACCGCCATCCACGCCGAGGGCATCGTGCACCTCGACCTCAAGCCCGCGAACGTGCTGCTGACCGAGGACGGGCCCCGCGTCATCGACTTCGGCATCGCGCAGATCGAGCGGCTGACCGAACCCCGGAGCGGGTTCGCCGGCACCTACGCCTACGCGTCCCCGGAGCAGATCCGGGAGCACGAGCAGTTCACCCCGGCCAGCGACGTCTTCTCCCTCGGCACGCTCCTTGCCCGCCTCGCCCTGGGGCGCCTTCCCTGGGGCAGGAAGGTCCTCGCCGTGATGAGCAACATCTGCGACGGCACGCCCGACCTGGCGGGGCTGCCGGCCGAACTGGAAGAGGTGGTGCGGTCCTGCCTGCACCCCGACCCGGCCCTGCGGCCCACCCCCGCCGACGTCGCCGCCGCCCTCGCGACCGGCCCGGCGGGAGCACCGCCCGCCCCGGAGGCGGAACGGTTCTCCCCGCCGCCGCTGCCCGACGAGGCGACGACCCTCATCCGCGAGCACGCCGCCCTCCCGGCCACCCGCCGCTTCGAGACGCTCGTGCGCACCAGGCGGGAGGGAGCGGACGACACCACGGTCGCCGCACGGCCCGTGACGGGCAGCGCCACCGGTGACGTAGCACCCGAGGCCCGTACACCCGACACCGCGGCCCAGGACCTCGAAGCTGAGGTCCTCGCCTGGGAACAGGAAGGCGGCTCGAAGCCGACCGATCAAGTACGCCGGGAATGCGGCGCGTTCGCCGCGGAGGCTCGCTCCCGGCTGGGCGACGACCACCCTCTGACCCTGCGCCTCCAGGTGTCCCACGCCCTGCTCGGCTGCGACAGCCAGGGCGGAACGGAGCACGCCGTACGTGTCGTGGACGCCGCCGCCGTAGGCCTCGGCGACGGTCATCCCACCATCCAGGGCGCCCGGTCGCTGCTGGCGGCGCTGAGGTCCGTCGAGCCGGGCTGA
- a CDS encoding endo-1,4-beta-xylanase yields the protein MPHSPRSHRRRILHPLPLLAAGALIAAGAVALPQLTPDADAATTLRGYADGRGVRIGAAVGDTPLTADSSYTAVLDREFNSVTAENAMKWDALEPSRGTYDWAAADRLVAHARAHHQGVRGHTLAWYAQLPSWLKNGNFTAAQLNTILKNHINTTVGRYKGKVYAWDVVNETLNDDGSMRSSLWQDKLGTGYIANALKWAHAADPAAKLYINDYNIEAAGAKSDALYALAKRLLAQGVPLNGIGFQSHFVVGQVPPTMKANLKRFSDLGLEVSVTELDIRIPLPASSAELAQQSADYKTASENCLGVAHCAGVTVWGLTDKYSWIPGTFNGYGAALPYNANYAAKRAYTGLSIGLNPAA from the coding sequence GTGCCGCACTCCCCCCGCAGCCACCGTCGCCGTATCCTCCACCCTCTGCCGCTCCTGGCCGCCGGCGCACTGATCGCGGCGGGCGCCGTCGCGCTTCCGCAGCTCACGCCCGACGCAGACGCCGCGACCACCCTGCGGGGGTACGCCGACGGCCGCGGCGTGCGGATCGGCGCGGCCGTCGGCGACACTCCGCTCACCGCCGACTCGTCGTACACGGCCGTCCTGGACCGGGAGTTCAACTCGGTGACGGCGGAGAACGCGATGAAGTGGGACGCGCTGGAGCCGAGCCGTGGCACCTACGACTGGGCGGCGGCCGACCGGCTGGTCGCCCACGCCCGGGCGCACCACCAGGGCGTACGGGGCCACACACTCGCCTGGTACGCCCAGCTCCCCTCCTGGCTCAAGAACGGCAACTTCACCGCCGCCCAGCTGAACACGATCCTCAAGAACCACATCAACACGACCGTCGGCCGCTACAAGGGCAAGGTGTACGCCTGGGACGTGGTCAACGAGACACTCAACGATGACGGTTCGATGCGCAGTTCGCTCTGGCAGGACAAGCTCGGCACCGGCTACATCGCGAACGCGCTGAAGTGGGCGCACGCCGCCGACCCGGCCGCCAAGCTGTACATCAACGACTACAACATCGAGGCGGCGGGCGCGAAGAGCGACGCCCTGTACGCGCTCGCCAAGCGACTCCTCGCGCAGGGCGTCCCGTTGAACGGGATCGGCTTCCAGTCGCACTTCGTGGTCGGCCAGGTTCCGCCGACGATGAAGGCGAACCTGAAGCGCTTCTCCGACCTCGGCCTGGAGGTCTCCGTCACCGAACTCGACATCCGCATCCCGCTCCCCGCGTCCTCCGCCGAACTCGCCCAGCAGTCCGCCGACTACAAGACCGCGAGCGAGAACTGCCTGGGCGTCGCCCACTGCGCGGGCGTCACCGTCTGGGGCCTCACCGACAAGTACTCCTGGATCCCGGGCACCTTCAACGGCTACGGCGCCGCCCTCCCGTACAACGCGAACTACGCGGCGAAGCGGGCGTACACGGGGCTGTCGATCGGGCTCAATCCGGCGGCCTGA
- a CDS encoding helix-turn-helix domain-containing protein: protein MHSGAIHLHHATVGQLQTAASSILAPLSVTAPGVDGFRAHIDAAALGQGAVARIRGSGHVVARPARVISSTDPELLKVTLHRSVAVAAQGRSHASADSGDLVVFDMTRPYRLAVAEGCDVIAVGMPRTALGPYADAIAHRTAERLPTDAGTPAVLAAFLSGLGRHLDDLAGPADGHLGDALVSLLVAAFTDRAPARVDAATDLVDRIRVHALANIADPSLCVESVAAAHGISARQLHRLFRPTGISFAAWLRDERLARIRRDLLDPAHAGRTAAAVAARWGMHDPWHIGRALKSRYGQTARDLRHGLNPGLRPPD, encoded by the coding sequence ATGCACAGCGGCGCGATCCACTTACACCACGCCACCGTCGGCCAGCTGCAGACCGCGGCCTCCTCGATCCTCGCACCGCTCTCGGTGACCGCGCCGGGTGTCGACGGGTTCCGGGCCCATATCGACGCCGCCGCCCTCGGGCAGGGGGCCGTGGCGCGGATCCGTGGCTCCGGGCACGTCGTCGCGCGCCCCGCCCGGGTGATCAGCTCCACCGACCCCGAACTGCTGAAGGTGACCCTGCACCGGTCGGTCGCGGTGGCGGCACAGGGCCGCAGCCACGCCTCCGCGGACAGCGGCGACCTGGTGGTGTTCGACATGACCCGGCCCTACCGGCTCGCCGTGGCCGAAGGCTGCGACGTGATCGCCGTCGGCATGCCGCGCACCGCGCTCGGCCCGTACGCCGACGCGATTGCGCACCGCACCGCCGAGCGCCTGCCCACCGACGCCGGCACCCCAGCCGTACTCGCGGCGTTCCTCTCCGGCCTGGGCCGTCATCTCGACGACCTGGCGGGCCCGGCCGACGGCCACCTCGGGGACGCCCTCGTCTCCCTGCTCGTCGCCGCGTTCACGGACCGGGCGCCGGCGCGCGTGGACGCGGCCACCGATCTGGTCGACCGCATCCGCGTCCACGCCCTGGCGAACATCGCCGACCCCTCCTTGTGCGTCGAGTCCGTCGCCGCCGCCCACGGCATCTCCGCCCGCCAACTGCACCGCCTCTTCCGGCCCACCGGGATCTCCTTCGCGGCCTGGCTGCGCGACGAACGCCTCGCCCGCATCCGCCGCGACCTGCTCGACCCCGCGCACGCCGGCCGCACCGCGGCCGCCGTCGCCGCCCGCTGGGGCATGCACGATCCGTGGCACATCGGGCGAGCTCTCAAGTCCCGCTATGGGCAGACGGCGCGGGATTTGCGGCACGGCCTCAACCCTGGGCTCAGGCCGCCGGATTGA
- a CDS encoding TetR/AcrR family transcriptional regulator: MARAGLTADRIVAAAADLADEVGFANVTVSALARHFGVKDASLYSHVKNLQDLRARIALRASGEMIDRIGTAVAGRAGKDALVAFAGAYREYALEHPGRYMATHTQLDPALVADIEAYRRTAELTYSITYGMLRAYGLSEPGLTDAVRLLRSTFHGYCALEAIGGFGAPRDVRTSWDRALDALHIALENWPREERNDA, translated from the coding sequence ATGGCCCGAGCAGGGCTGACGGCCGATCGGATCGTGGCGGCCGCGGCCGACCTGGCGGACGAGGTCGGCTTCGCGAACGTCACGGTGTCCGCGCTCGCACGCCATTTCGGCGTCAAGGACGCGAGCCTGTATTCGCACGTCAAGAACCTGCAGGACCTGCGGGCACGGATCGCCCTGCGCGCGTCCGGCGAGATGATCGACCGGATCGGCACCGCCGTGGCCGGGCGGGCGGGCAAGGACGCGCTCGTCGCGTTTGCGGGCGCCTATCGGGAGTACGCGCTGGAACACCCCGGCCGCTACATGGCCACCCACACACAGCTCGACCCCGCCCTCGTCGCCGACATCGAGGCGTACCGGCGTACCGCCGAGCTCACGTACAGCATCACGTACGGCATGCTCCGCGCCTACGGCCTGTCCGAGCCCGGCCTCACCGACGCCGTCCGCCTGCTGCGCAGCACCTTCCACGGCTACTGCGCCCTGGAGGCGATCGGCGGTTTCGGCGCCCCCCGCGACGTACGGACTTCGTGGGACCGGGCGCTCGACGCCCTGCACATCGCACTGGAGAACTGGCCGCGAGAGGAGCGGAACGATGCGTGA